In the genome of Flavobacteriales bacterium, one region contains:
- a CDS encoding T9SS type A sorting domain-containing protein, with translation MVRTPTRTCMLIGLCALIFSVTTQGQTNVYHPFPKGNAIWGMSSVCTDGHQCGDQAYIQNYLGNDTLMDGHWYKKVYEEGVQMTSGTCCNPPTGLGPGLLRDDTIARKVFWRSAWMTSDTLLYDFNLKAGDTLKGYLGKQLPAGMAIVKSVDSVQIENAYRKRINFDTTDVCSYFSIIEGIGSTTGLTACYYGAFDFGTNLECFSVNGDIIYQAPCGSDTIACAVLPPDGVKNLSTIPKEIVKVFPNPTTGKITIKGPVINTPLHISIYDLFGRKRAEMEINVGQPEMDITALPEGMYLVWLEKDRRVVSIEKLIKQ, from the coding sequence ATGGTAAGAACCCCAACACGAACGTGCATGCTTATCGGATTGTGTGCATTGATATTCTCAGTAACAACCCAAGGTCAGACGAATGTCTACCACCCCTTTCCCAAGGGCAATGCGATATGGGGAATGTCTTCGGTGTGCACGGATGGCCACCAATGTGGTGACCAAGCATACATACAGAATTACCTCGGGAATGATACCCTGATGGATGGCCACTGGTATAAAAAGGTATATGAGGAGGGTGTGCAGATGACCAGTGGAACATGCTGTAATCCTCCAACAGGTTTAGGCCCGGGTTTGCTAAGGGATGATACCATAGCAAGAAAGGTTTTCTGGCGGTCAGCATGGATGACTTCCGATACCTTATTATATGACTTCAACCTCAAGGCGGGAGATACTTTAAAAGGCTATTTAGGTAAGCAACTTCCTGCGGGAATGGCAATCGTTAAATCCGTTGACTCGGTGCAAATAGAAAATGCATACCGAAAGAGAATAAACTTTGACACCACGGATGTGTGCAGCTATTTTTCAATCATTGAGGGAATTGGTTCGACCACGGGATTAACGGCTTGTTACTATGGAGCTTTTGATTTCGGAACCAACCTGGAATGCTTTTCCGTCAATGGAGATATCATATACCAGGCTCCATGTGGAAGTGATACGATAGCTTGCGCGGTACTGCCACCTGATGGGGTGAAAAATCTCTCCACCATACCCAAGGAAATTGTCAAGGTATTTCCCAATCCGACCACGGGAAAAATAACCATCAAAGGCCCAGTAATCAACACGCCACTGCACATATCCATTTACGATCTTTTTGGAAGAAAACGTGCTGAAATGGAAATCAACGTGGGCCAACCGGAAATGGATATCACAGCTTTGCCAGAGGGCATGTACCTTGTGTGGTTAGAAAAAGACAGGAGGGTCGTGTCCATTGAAAAGTTAATAAAGCAATAA
- the hemB gene encoding porphobilinogen synthase, protein MTMQTYRPRRLRNNELIRSLVAETRISKDALIYPYFVVHGKDEKHPIKAMPGIHHFSVDRLVKDVEKGIKYGINKVLLFGVGEEKTEDGSSSYSSKSIVAKAVKELKKQFGSDLYVITDVCVCAYTSHGHCGILENGQVLNDPSVELLSKMALAHAKAGADMVAPSDMMDGRIGAIRQLLDKEGYTNTSIMSYAVKFASAYYGPFREAADSSPASGDRKSYQMDVRNGREALREAWLDEEEGADILMVKPALAFLDVIRGVKEQTTLPLACYNVSGEYSMVKNAAKAGLIDERQVVRENMTAFTRAGADIIITYHARDLVEKGWI, encoded by the coding sequence ATGACCATGCAAACCTATCGTCCGCGACGCCTTCGCAACAACGAACTCATCCGCTCACTCGTGGCTGAGACACGCATTTCAAAAGATGCCCTGATCTATCCTTACTTCGTGGTTCATGGCAAAGACGAGAAACATCCGATCAAGGCCATGCCCGGCATCCATCACTTCAGCGTAGACCGTCTGGTGAAGGATGTGGAGAAAGGCATCAAGTACGGCATCAACAAAGTGCTGTTGTTCGGTGTGGGTGAAGAAAAAACGGAAGACGGAAGTTCATCCTACAGCTCAAAAAGCATTGTTGCCAAGGCGGTGAAGGAATTGAAAAAGCAGTTCGGGAGCGACCTCTATGTGATCACGGATGTATGCGTGTGTGCATACACCAGTCACGGTCATTGCGGCATCCTGGAGAACGGACAGGTATTGAACGACCCTTCTGTTGAACTGTTGTCGAAAATGGCGCTGGCACATGCCAAGGCCGGTGCAGATATGGTGGCTCCGTCGGATATGATGGACGGCCGCATCGGTGCCATTCGTCAGTTGCTCGACAAGGAGGGATACACGAATACCTCCATCATGTCTTATGCGGTGAAGTTCGCGTCGGCCTACTATGGTCCTTTCCGTGAGGCAGCCGATTCATCACCGGCAAGCGGCGATCGCAAGTCATACCAGATGGATGTGCGCAACGGCCGTGAAGCGCTGCGTGAAGCATGGCTGGATGAAGAAGAAGGCGCCGACATCCTCATGGTGAAACCGGCCCTGGCATTCCTGGATGTGATTCGTGGTGTGAAGGAACAAACCACCCTGCCCCTGGCATGCTACAATGTGTCGGGAGAATACTCGATGGTGAAGAACGCTGCCAAGGCGGGCCTGATTGATGAGCGTCAGGTGGTGCGGGAAAACATGACCGCTTTCACACGTGCAGGTGCCGACATCATCATCACCTACCATGCACGTGACCTGGTGGAAAAAGGCTGGATATAG
- the hemA gene encoding glutamyl-tRNA reductase, translating to MKRFKIIALTHKTATLEEVGRLHIPDEEWQSRLSALKQALSLSEIMYLSTCNRVEFLVAGDDEVNDDYLKRFFRALQPEWPEQWLNDAVEKASVWQEHEALQHIFHVTASLDSMVVGEREIITQVRQSYEKCRDMGLTGDLLRLVAQHAIQTAKRVYTETHIADRPVSVVSLAYRRLREFKLADNARFLIIGAGQTIGTMVRYLNKHGFRNFVVFNRTLSNAQILAEMLQGEAHELSTLKDYKGGFDVMITCTGAADPVVTEPVYRNLLQGESDPKIIIDLAIPHDVDPVINTRFNTSFIQVHHLKTVAAENLAEREKELKNCYRIVDEEMSAFLQLLRGRRVELAMQQVPEKVKEIRENAMKNVFARELESLDEQSREIVDRMLAYMEKKYISVPMKMAREIILGNEA from the coding sequence ATGAAGAGATTCAAGATCATTGCACTTACCCACAAAACAGCTACACTTGAGGAAGTAGGCAGGTTGCACATTCCCGATGAGGAATGGCAAAGCCGTTTGTCTGCCTTGAAGCAAGCCCTGTCTCTATCGGAAATCATGTACCTGTCTACCTGCAACCGGGTTGAATTTCTGGTGGCCGGTGATGACGAAGTGAATGATGACTACCTGAAACGCTTCTTCCGGGCCCTCCAGCCCGAATGGCCGGAACAATGGCTGAACGATGCGGTTGAGAAAGCATCCGTCTGGCAGGAACATGAGGCATTGCAACACATCTTCCATGTCACCGCATCCCTCGATTCCATGGTGGTGGGTGAGCGTGAAATCATCACCCAGGTGCGCCAGTCGTATGAAAAGTGCCGGGACATGGGTCTCACCGGAGACCTCCTCCGCCTGGTGGCGCAGCATGCCATCCAAACCGCAAAGCGTGTGTACACCGAAACCCATATCGCCGACAGGCCGGTGTCCGTGGTGTCACTCGCATACCGCAGACTCAGAGAGTTCAAACTTGCCGACAATGCGCGGTTCCTCATCATCGGTGCCGGACAAACCATCGGTACCATGGTGCGTTACCTGAACAAACACGGCTTCCGCAATTTCGTGGTGTTCAACCGCACCCTCTCCAACGCCCAAATCCTTGCTGAAATGTTGCAAGGTGAAGCACATGAACTCAGCACACTTAAAGACTATAAGGGTGGCTTCGACGTGATGATCACCTGCACCGGTGCCGCTGACCCTGTCGTGACCGAACCGGTGTATAGAAACCTGCTGCAGGGTGAATCCGATCCGAAGATCATCATCGACCTGGCCATCCCCCATGATGTGGACCCGGTCATCAATACCCGTTTCAATACATCCTTTATCCAGGTGCATCACCTCAAAACCGTGGCAGCGGAAAACCTCGCCGAGCGCGAAAAGGAACTCAAGAACTGCTACCGCATCGTGGATGAAGAAATGAGCGCATTCCTCCAGTTGCTGCGCGGTCGCCGCGTGGAACTGGCCATGCAACAGGTACCCGAAAAAGTGAAGGAGATCAGGGAGAATGCCATGAAGAATGTGTTCGCCCGTGAACTCGAATCCCTGGATGAACAATCCCGTGAGATTGTGGATCGCATGCTGGCATACATGGAGAAAAAGTATATCAGCGTACCCATGAAGATGGCCAGGGAAATTATTTTGGGCAATGAAGCATAA
- the hemC gene encoding hydroxymethylbilane synthase yields MSKTWVIGSRGSDLALWQARFLQDQLKKLGAASEIKIIKTQGDQIQHLSFDKLEGKGFFTKEIEEALLQQHIDIAVHSHKDLETAPVEGLAIAAVSYRENPAELLLIRKEKYDPSRPLGLPENAILGTSSARRKNQALLFRPDLEIRDLRGNVPTRVQKLRDGGYDAILLARAGVDRLNLDLTGLHVEVLDPRHFIPPPAQGVLAFQVRSDDAEAVALIGQLNQPEVAACIGVERKVLRMLNGGCRLPLGVYCEKKENRYHVWASLSEQVDATPQRTYVEASSTDGLAEDILNRLQTKQNLRVLVTRELDNDSLLRRLLEAAGCTVTGESFIRFEPVEVREVPPSDWLFFSSKNAVKYFLGTVGNPHAAKIAAVGEATASAIRQLGMEVDFVGDHSDTTVVAEAFRNIAGKANVLFPGSDISVRTVQKCFPDDQVTDLVVYRTLDRNDVSVPEFDAVIFTSPSNVNMFFRHAQLNPQRHRVVVMGITTGKALEASGFSKYVRPWSASEEALADTLLSSYP; encoded by the coding sequence ATGAGTAAGACCTGGGTCATCGGATCAAGGGGCAGCGATCTGGCCCTCTGGCAGGCACGCTTCCTCCAGGATCAGTTGAAGAAACTGGGCGCTGCATCCGAGATCAAAATCATCAAAACCCAAGGCGACCAGATCCAGCACCTGAGTTTCGACAAGCTGGAAGGAAAAGGTTTCTTCACCAAGGAAATTGAAGAGGCCCTGTTGCAGCAACACATCGACATTGCCGTTCACTCCCATAAAGACCTGGAAACTGCCCCGGTGGAAGGTCTCGCCATCGCCGCCGTTTCCTACCGGGAGAACCCGGCGGAGTTGCTGCTGATCCGGAAAGAAAAATACGATCCGTCCCGCCCACTCGGACTTCCCGAAAATGCCATCCTGGGGACATCTTCCGCCCGCCGAAAAAATCAAGCCCTTCTCTTTCGCCCCGACCTGGAGATCCGGGACCTGCGCGGAAATGTACCCACGCGCGTACAGAAACTCAGAGACGGTGGCTATGACGCGATCCTGCTGGCACGTGCAGGTGTAGACCGGCTCAACCTCGACCTCACCGGCCTTCATGTGGAAGTGCTGGATCCCCGTCATTTCATCCCACCACCCGCCCAGGGCGTATTGGCCTTCCAGGTGCGTTCGGATGATGCCGAAGCAGTTGCCCTCATCGGCCAACTCAATCAACCCGAAGTAGCTGCATGCATCGGTGTGGAACGCAAGGTGCTGCGCATGCTGAATGGCGGTTGCAGACTTCCCCTGGGCGTCTACTGCGAAAAGAAAGAAAACCGGTATCATGTGTGGGCATCCCTTTCCGAACAGGTAGATGCGACCCCGCAACGCACGTATGTGGAAGCATCTTCCACGGACGGACTCGCGGAAGACATACTGAACAGACTTCAAACAAAACAAAACCTGCGGGTGTTGGTTACCCGCGAACTCGACAATGACTCGCTGCTGCGACGCCTGCTGGAAGCGGCCGGGTGTACCGTAACAGGTGAATCATTCATCCGCTTCGAACCGGTTGAGGTCAGGGAAGTGCCCCCAAGTGATTGGCTGTTCTTCTCATCCAAGAACGCGGTGAAGTATTTCCTGGGTACCGTTGGCAATCCGCATGCAGCCAAGATCGCGGCCGTGGGAGAAGCTACGGCGTCAGCCATCCGTCAGCTCGGAATGGAAGTGGATTTTGTCGGCGATCATTCCGATACAACCGTGGTGGCTGAAGCTTTCAGGAACATTGCCGGCAAGGCCAATGTGCTCTTCCCGGGATCGGATATCAGTGTGCGCACCGTACAGAAATGTTTCCCGGATGACCAGGTGACCGACCTGGTGGTATACCGTACACTTGACCGGAACGATGTGTCTGTTCCCGAATTTGACGCCGTTATTTTCACCAGTCCATCCAACGTGAACATGTTTTTCAGGCATGCCCAACTGAACCCTCAACGCCATCGGGTGGTGGTGATGGGTATCACCACCGGCAAAGCACTGGAAGCATCCGGATTTTCGAAATACGTGCGGCCATGGAGTGCATCGGAAGAAGCGCTGGCCGACACCTTGTTATCATCATATCCATGA
- a CDS encoding glycosyltransferase family 39 protein, with product MRSQNQTNLSFRILWIFAAIIRLWNLPLFSYTNDELSSITRADFNSLGELFREGIYTDVHPAGVQVFLYYWTGWFGHHEWIVRLPFAIAGIFSVVLFTHIARRFFTDRAALAATACMAFLAFPVEHSQYVRPYAFGLFGVMFLAWVWCRIVFDNKRSWKWYALMTGAGAFCLYAHYFAGLSAALIAISGFVFLRSKSLLYYTLAWLGTALLFLPHLPLTFMHLGIGGIGGEEGWLGPPSPSFFREFFLYAFNGSEVLLFIPVVFILVTLSQKASTQGNRFRWICLLWAVTPAIFGYWYSVEKNPILQPRALLFSFPFMVLFAFSFAGEAKNMAGRIITLVFCAVLFVHTLWVFDINKDQQEQGSFGEISTAIHAYGKMTGGKEPVVLADVHSNRYLELYLHDLDDSVRILNIHELLPGQIDSLMGTIGDSPIIRAWEMFGPHLETSAMARDMHPVLRMATYYRDAGAELYTDSGEEFAKIMLDSRQQMDEPPADHWGFSSDHLVDTFSPEGKRPFGYRKGEPFGPAFETKLGDLQPGDFVHISAWVYLHPGDDAHLSLALSGNDKEQFVAANPVQSFRVREGGWRRAFVSIRIPEGWTSDDTLKGYVWNRGETEIFVDGFHIVAERIPSRIIAE from the coding sequence ATGCGCTCCCAAAACCAAACCAACTTGTCGTTCCGGATCCTTTGGATATTTGCAGCGATCATCCGTTTGTGGAACCTTCCTTTGTTTTCTTATACCAACGATGAACTCAGCTCCATCACACGTGCAGATTTCAACAGCCTTGGTGAGCTGTTCAGGGAAGGAATATACACAGACGTACATCCCGCCGGGGTGCAGGTTTTTCTCTATTACTGGACCGGCTGGTTCGGCCATCACGAATGGATCGTAAGGTTGCCGTTTGCCATTGCGGGCATCTTTTCCGTGGTCCTTTTCACACACATCGCCAGAAGGTTTTTTACCGACAGGGCTGCACTGGCTGCCACCGCATGCATGGCGTTCCTGGCGTTCCCCGTGGAACATAGTCAGTATGTGCGCCCCTACGCCTTCGGCCTCTTCGGCGTGATGTTCCTGGCCTGGGTGTGGTGCCGGATCGTATTTGACAACAAGCGTTCATGGAAATGGTATGCGTTGATGACCGGTGCCGGTGCTTTCTGTCTTTACGCGCACTATTTTGCCGGTTTGTCTGCCGCGTTGATCGCGATCTCCGGGTTTGTGTTCCTGCGGTCGAAGTCGCTCCTTTATTATACCCTGGCCTGGTTGGGAACCGCCCTGCTGTTTCTTCCCCATCTGCCGCTTACCTTCATGCACCTGGGCATCGGCGGTATCGGGGGTGAAGAGGGTTGGCTGGGACCTCCGTCGCCTTCGTTCTTCCGTGAATTCTTTTTGTATGCTTTCAATGGGTCGGAAGTGCTCCTGTTCATCCCGGTTGTATTCATCCTGGTGACCCTGTCACAAAAAGCATCCACCCAAGGCAACCGCTTCAGGTGGATATGTTTGCTATGGGCCGTGACTCCAGCCATATTCGGTTACTGGTATTCGGTGGAAAAGAACCCCATCCTGCAGCCCAGGGCTTTGTTGTTCTCCTTTCCGTTTATGGTGCTGTTTGCATTCTCTTTCGCCGGAGAAGCGAAAAACATGGCGGGGCGGATCATCACCCTTGTGTTTTGCGCGGTGCTGTTTGTGCATACCCTGTGGGTGTTCGATATCAACAAAGACCAGCAAGAACAAGGTAGCTTCGGTGAGATCAGCACGGCCATACATGCATATGGAAAAATGACCGGCGGTAAAGAACCTGTGGTACTCGCCGATGTGCATAGCAACCGGTACCTTGAGTTGTACCTCCATGACCTTGACGACAGCGTACGGATCCTGAATATCCACGAATTGCTGCCAGGGCAGATTGACAGCCTCATGGGCACCATCGGCGACAGTCCCATCATCCGGGCATGGGAAATGTTCGGTCCTCACCTGGAAACTTCCGCTATGGCCCGCGACATGCATCCGGTTTTGCGCATGGCCACCTACTACCGGGATGCCGGAGCGGAACTGTACACAGACAGCGGTGAAGAATTCGCCAAGATCATGCTCGACAGCCGCCAGCAGATGGACGAACCGCCCGCCGATCACTGGGGCTTTTCTTCCGATCACCTGGTAGATACGTTTTCACCCGAAGGTAAACGCCCCTTCGGCTACCGCAAAGGTGAGCCCTTTGGTCCGGCCTTCGAAACCAAACTCGGTGATTTGCAGCCGGGAGATTTCGTGCACATCAGTGCATGGGTGTACCTCCATCCAGGAGACGATGCACACCTATCCCTGGCACTGTCAGGCAACGACAAAGAACAATTCGTTGCTGCGAACCCGGTACAATCGTTCAGGGTACGCGAGGGGGGATGGAGAAGGGCGTTTGTTTCCATCCGAATTCCGGAAGGGTGGACATCGGACGACACCCTGAAAGGCTACGTGTGGAACCGGGGTGAAACAGAAATCTTCGTGGATGGTTTCCACATCGTGGCCGAACGCATTCCTTCCCGTATCATCGCTGAATAA
- a CDS encoding DUF2330 domain-containing protein codes for MKTKLLILIMLLAPGAHGVMAFCGFYVAKADATLFNQKSQVIIVRDQNRTVITMSSDFKGDVKDFAMVVPVPEVLSRDNIRIAKSEIFDKLDAYSAPRLVEYYDANPCMQYLKDKYEMRSAANAPMAVMEAEEANGYGAYKVTVEASYTVGEYDILILSAQESGGLKAWLTDNGYKIPENAGEMLDPYIKDGLKFFVVKVNLEAHKKQGYAELRPIQIAFSSNRFGLPIRLGMANASGDQDLIVYAFTRKGRVEVANYRTVELPTDRNVPEFVQQKFGNFFKDLFKRSYEKEGGKAAFLEYAWDLSSKNFVKCDPCSTTPPEYTDLREAGVFWVQKNANNGWNGSDYQGDVFITRLHVRYNRKNFPQDLAFQTTPDMEHFQGRYIIQHAVKEDLSCDDAQKYYQDVAQRRERELRELASLTGWKPSSYASYVDEYSRRIGDDNRWIGGDNFIDKNSLNVSAQNESGWMGWFAKAMMAVLAFVLLTTIIAGRRKEERARR; via the coding sequence ATGAAAACCAAACTGCTCATCCTGATCATGCTGCTGGCGCCAGGCGCTCACGGTGTGATGGCCTTCTGCGGATTTTATGTCGCCAAGGCAGACGCAACCTTGTTCAACCAGAAATCGCAGGTCATCATCGTGCGCGACCAGAACCGGACGGTCATCACCATGTCCAGCGACTTCAAAGGCGATGTCAAAGACTTCGCTATGGTGGTGCCGGTGCCCGAAGTGCTGTCGCGCGACAACATCCGCATCGCGAAATCAGAGATTTTCGACAAGCTGGATGCATACTCTGCGCCTCGCCTGGTGGAGTACTACGATGCAAATCCATGCATGCAATATCTCAAGGATAAGTATGAAATGAGGTCGGCAGCGAATGCACCCATGGCAGTGATGGAAGCGGAAGAAGCCAACGGATACGGAGCTTACAAAGTCACCGTGGAAGCTTCTTACACGGTGGGAGAATATGACATCCTCATTCTCTCGGCACAGGAATCGGGTGGACTGAAAGCCTGGCTCACCGACAACGGCTACAAGATCCCGGAGAATGCCGGCGAGATGCTGGACCCTTATATCAAGGACGGGTTGAAGTTTTTCGTGGTGAAAGTGAACCTGGAGGCACACAAAAAACAGGGATACGCCGAACTGCGCCCTATCCAGATCGCATTTTCATCCAACCGTTTCGGGCTGCCCATCCGCCTGGGCATGGCGAATGCCTCGGGCGACCAGGACCTGATCGTGTATGCCTTCACGAGGAAAGGCAGGGTGGAGGTGGCGAACTACCGCACCGTGGAACTGCCCACCGACCGGAATGTGCCTGAGTTCGTGCAGCAGAAATTCGGCAATTTTTTCAAAGACCTGTTCAAACGCAGCTACGAAAAAGAAGGCGGCAAAGCGGCTTTTCTCGAGTATGCGTGGGACCTCAGCTCGAAGAATTTCGTGAAGTGCGACCCTTGCTCCACCACGCCGCCCGAGTACACCGACCTGCGTGAAGCCGGCGTGTTCTGGGTGCAGAAGAACGCCAACAACGGATGGAACGGATCCGATTACCAGGGAGATGTATTCATCACCCGCCTGCATGTGCGCTACAACCGAAAGAACTTTCCGCAGGACCTCGCCTTCCAGACCACGCCCGACATGGAGCATTTCCAGGGACGCTATATCATCCAGCATGCGGTGAAGGAAGATCTCTCTTGCGACGACGCCCAGAAATACTACCAGGATGTAGCACAACGCAGGGAAAGGGAACTGCGGGAACTGGCATCACTTACCGGATGGAAGCCGTCGTCCTACGCGTCCTATGTAGACGAATACTCGCGGCGCATCGGTGACGATAACCGCTGGATAGGTGGAGATAACTTCATCGACAAGAACAGCCTGAATGTATCTGCCCAAAACGAAAGCGGCTGGATGGGTTGGTTCGCGAAAGCCATGATGGCTGTGCTCGCGTTTGTATTGCTGACCACCATAATTGCCGGAAGACGAAAAGAAGAGAGGGCACGCCGGTGA
- a CDS encoding RnfABCDGE type electron transport complex subunit D, with protein MKSPVAVLRLPPDILPTDARHVQIFCQSLFLLVGIGWLGWQVHAFHFALTFAACLFFQHAIEKRFVAKPGSWKSATISALSLCLMMKANAWWAVVLCALFTIGSKFFIRYKGRHVFNPTNFGIMVTLLLTGEVWVSPGRWGSALFFLILLGALSAAVLFRVGRMETALSFLGTFAALHFARSILYQGWPADYFIHQLSSGTLLLFTFFMITDPMTTPVHPKARIIWAALTGTLAFYLSTIYYVHTAPLWALLVMSPFTLLFNHFFRHERFQWR; from the coding sequence ATGAAAAGCCCAGTCGCAGTTCTTCGTCTTCCCCCCGATATCCTCCCCACCGATGCCCGCCATGTGCAGATCTTTTGCCAAAGCCTTTTCCTGCTGGTGGGCATCGGGTGGCTGGGGTGGCAGGTGCATGCATTTCATTTTGCACTCACCTTTGCTGCCTGCCTGTTCTTCCAGCATGCCATTGAAAAGCGGTTCGTTGCGAAGCCGGGATCGTGGAAGAGTGCGACCATTTCCGCACTTAGCCTGTGTCTGATGATGAAAGCCAATGCCTGGTGGGCGGTGGTACTGTGTGCCTTGTTCACCATCGGGAGCAAGTTCTTCATCCGGTACAAGGGACGGCATGTTTTCAATCCCACCAACTTCGGCATCATGGTCACCCTGTTGCTGACGGGCGAAGTGTGGGTATCGCCGGGCAGGTGGGGCAGCGCCCTGTTCTTCCTGATCCTGTTAGGCGCCCTCAGTGCAGCGGTACTATTCAGGGTCGGTCGGATGGAAACCGCTTTGTCTTTCCTGGGTACGTTCGCCGCCTTGCATTTCGCGAGAAGCATCCTGTACCAGGGATGGCCGGCCGATTACTTCATCCATCAACTCAGCAGCGGCACCCTGTTGCTGTTTACCTTCTTCATGATCACCGACCCGATGACCACGCCTGTGCACCCCAAAGCCCGCATCATCTGGGCAGCGTTGACAGGTACACTGGCCTTCTACCTCTCCACCATATATTACGTCCATACCGCTCCCTTGTGGGCATTGCTGGTGATGTCGCCGTTCACCCTTCTGTTCAATCACTTCTTCCGTCATGAGCGCTTTCAATGGCGGTAA
- a CDS encoding acyltransferase, translated as MSLRVKLFHLNPEYSNRVFGLDLMRALAILFVVLGHGGWMLNEANTNFPWIPLIDGVEMFFVLSGFLIGGILIKTFQNTRSLGISTIWNFWIRRWFRTLPNYYLILLLNVLFVYCGIVGGDFSQFNWKYFLFLQNFSQPFYNFFWESWSLSVEEWFYLLFPILLSCFFVIGKKWKLARKQIFLFSTCVFLLTSFFLRAFIASNFQVDEFWLGVKIYKVVIYRFDGIALGLSAAFLKYWYPTLWLKIRNVSFVLGIILCYAIIYSSWLPNEYSTKVFKIILQDFGCFLLLPKFDAIKSAPPIVTRVITHISLISYSMYLINLSLVSEIIRLNFPPHGPTSAWAMYFTYWGVVIVASTLIYTYYEKPIMDIRNKIKPNRRFIRSREIQA; from the coding sequence ATGTCATTGCGGGTAAAACTGTTTCATTTAAATCCGGAGTATAGCAATAGGGTATTTGGGCTTGATCTAATGCGAGCATTGGCCATCCTATTTGTTGTTCTGGGACATGGTGGTTGGATGCTGAATGAAGCCAATACGAATTTCCCATGGATACCATTAATCGATGGGGTTGAGATGTTTTTTGTGCTTAGCGGATTCTTAATTGGGGGAATACTTATTAAGACATTTCAGAATACCCGGTCGCTTGGAATAAGCACCATTTGGAATTTTTGGATAAGAAGATGGTTCCGTACGCTTCCAAATTATTATTTAATCCTCCTCTTAAATGTTTTGTTTGTTTACTGTGGTATAGTGGGTGGAGACTTCTCGCAATTCAATTGGAAATATTTCCTTTTTCTTCAAAACTTCAGTCAACCTTTTTACAATTTCTTCTGGGAATCATGGAGCTTAAGTGTTGAAGAGTGGTTCTATCTTTTATTTCCAATCCTTCTGAGCTGCTTCTTTGTTATTGGAAAAAAATGGAAGCTTGCCAGAAAGCAAATATTTCTTTTTTCAACTTGTGTATTTCTGCTGACTTCATTCTTCCTCAGGGCATTTATCGCATCAAACTTTCAAGTAGATGAATTCTGGCTCGGTGTAAAAATATACAAGGTTGTCATATATAGATTTGATGGCATTGCACTCGGACTTTCAGCCGCATTTCTCAAATACTGGTATCCAACCCTTTGGTTGAAAATTCGCAATGTCAGTTTCGTTCTGGGAATCATTTTGTGTTATGCCATCATTTATTCCTCATGGTTGCCCAATGAATATTCAACCAAAGTGTTTAAGATCATTCTTCAGGATTTCGGTTGTTTTTTGCTGTTGCCAAAGTTTGATGCCATAAAGTCGGCACCACCAATTGTTACAAGGGTAATTACACATATCAGTTTAATATCATATTCCATGTATTTGATAAACCTGTCCCTGGTTTCGGAGATCATTCGTCTTAATTTTCCACCGCATGGTCCAACATCTGCATGGGCAATGTATTTCACATATTGGGGCGTAGTGATTGTGGCGTCTACATTGATATATACATATTACGAAAAACCGATTATGGACATAAGAAATAAAATAAAACCCAACCGCAGATTCATCCGTTCGCGTGAAATTCAGGCCTAG